In the genome of Xanthocytophaga agilis, one region contains:
- a CDS encoding LytTR family DNA-binding domain-containing protein, translating to MKAVLIDDEQHNLDNLKALLAQYCPQVEVSATALDAETGKKLLYEHQPDLLFLDIQMPGQTGFDLLQSLSHYDFEVIFVTAYDQHAIQAFRFAAVDYLLKPVDITLLQSAVQRAMKQRQLKVHNQQLENLMHLLKTQQVKEDQRIALATTKETRFVRVSDIICCESSNNYTTFSLTDEEELLVCKPIYEYEDILKEYGFIRCHQSHLVNKKYIRSWKKEYGDFLLLTNGKEIPVSRGKKEEVKKALQF from the coding sequence ATGAAAGCTGTACTTATAGACGACGAACAACACAATCTTGATAACCTGAAAGCACTGCTTGCTCAATACTGTCCACAGGTGGAAGTAAGTGCTACAGCACTGGATGCAGAAACTGGTAAAAAACTTTTGTATGAACACCAACCTGACCTGTTATTCCTGGATATACAAATGCCAGGTCAGACAGGTTTTGATCTGTTACAAAGTTTGTCTCACTATGATTTTGAGGTCATCTTTGTTACTGCCTATGACCAGCATGCCATACAAGCCTTCCGGTTTGCAGCAGTGGATTACCTGCTTAAACCTGTGGATATTACATTACTCCAATCGGCGGTACAACGGGCTATGAAACAACGTCAGCTAAAAGTTCATAATCAGCAGCTGGAGAATCTGATGCACCTGCTCAAAACCCAACAAGTTAAGGAAGATCAGCGTATAGCCTTGGCAACCACCAAAGAGACGCGCTTTGTCAGGGTGAGTGACATCATTTGTTGTGAATCGTCAAACAACTACACCACCTTTTCTCTGACAGATGAGGAAGAATTATTGGTTTGTAAGCCCATTTATGAGTACGAAGACATTCTAAAGGAGTATGGCTTTATTCGTTGTCATCAGTCACATCTGGTCAACAAAAAATACATCCGAAGCTGGAAGAAAGAATATGGTGATTTTCTGCTATTGACAAACGGCAAAGAGATCCCTGTATCCCGAGGCAAAAAAGAAGAAGTAAAAAAAGCCTTACAGTTCTAG
- a CDS encoding sensor histidine kinase gives MKNLLLFLFFVVCLITPTYAQIPWGEFSQSYNEGIYEDPSKVDLILAIRKENNSFWVTNENSKHFDILSKDSAFLKDRLWAKVIARSTFDTAQAHFFLHGVTPTNAHNYQYRLSEYPGNRILLPWSQISTFTDSVLIKESTLPQMAYLGGYKTQLGKTLIIDVRQENMHHIVATSLISWESIRPQIAKVYTSANFDIFLRKLQYPWMSKATDTSLSLSDKVVLPYKNTNLILVLEANIYDKSQIQYKVIRDGSVFIPWQVNEYNNSFVWIKDYPPGMYQIHIRYTVQPEHTTSYQFEVAPVWYQSTWFRVFIGMFSIVFFGAITSLVLYLRQKQRTQQELSNKTKVQLELKAIYAQLNPHFVFNALGSIQGLINKQDVQGANEYLSDFARLLRESLQNSNKDTISLYEEVQMLETYLKLEKLRFGFSYQINVQKEINLYETSIPSLLLQPLVENAVKHGVSSLYAQGIIEIDVSKQDDSMVITLQDNGKGFVSEQLSTGYGLKLTKERISLLNKLNKEQPIDLSIHTNQGTGTSITLTFYQWFL, from the coding sequence ATGAAAAACCTACTTCTATTCCTGTTCTTTGTAGTGTGCCTAATCACTCCAACCTATGCACAGATTCCCTGGGGAGAGTTCTCTCAGAGTTACAATGAAGGCATTTATGAAGATCCCTCTAAAGTAGATCTCATTCTGGCTATCCGCAAAGAGAATAACTCTTTCTGGGTGACAAATGAAAACAGCAAACACTTCGACATATTATCAAAAGATTCTGCTTTCCTGAAGGATCGGCTTTGGGCTAAAGTTATTGCGCGCTCCACTTTCGATACAGCTCAAGCACACTTTTTCCTTCATGGGGTGACACCTACCAATGCTCACAACTATCAGTACAGACTGAGTGAATATCCTGGCAATCGCATTCTGCTACCCTGGAGCCAAATAAGTACATTTACAGATTCTGTACTGATCAAAGAATCAACTCTTCCTCAGATGGCTTATCTGGGTGGATACAAAACACAATTGGGTAAGACACTCATTATAGATGTTCGCCAGGAGAATATGCATCACATTGTCGCAACCAGCCTTATCTCCTGGGAATCTATTCGTCCGCAAATAGCAAAAGTCTATACGTCTGCCAACTTTGATATCTTTTTACGAAAACTGCAATATCCATGGATGAGCAAAGCGACTGACACCTCTCTATCTTTATCGGACAAAGTTGTCTTACCTTATAAAAATACTAACCTGATCTTAGTACTGGAAGCAAACATTTACGACAAAAGTCAGATACAATATAAAGTTATTCGGGATGGTTCAGTATTTATCCCCTGGCAAGTAAATGAGTATAATAACAGTTTTGTATGGATCAAAGATTATCCCCCAGGTATGTATCAGATTCATATACGCTACACAGTTCAGCCTGAACATACTACATCTTATCAATTTGAAGTAGCTCCGGTATGGTACCAATCTACCTGGTTCCGGGTCTTTATAGGGATGTTTAGCATTGTATTTTTTGGTGCTATTACATCTTTGGTTCTCTATCTCAGACAAAAGCAAAGAACACAACAGGAATTATCAAACAAAACAAAGGTACAACTGGAACTGAAAGCAATCTATGCACAGTTAAATCCACACTTTGTCTTTAATGCACTGGGTTCTATACAGGGGCTTATCAACAAGCAAGATGTACAAGGTGCCAACGAGTATCTGTCTGACTTTGCAAGGCTTTTACGTGAATCGCTTCAAAATAGCAACAAAGACACCATTTCTCTATATGAAGAAGTGCAGATGCTGGAAACTTATCTGAAACTGGAAAAACTCCGGTTTGGTTTTTCCTATCAGATTAACGTTCAAAAAGAGATCAACCTATATGAGACCAGCATTCCTTCGCTTTTATTACAACCTCTGGTAGAAAATGCTGTCAAACATGGTGTGTCATCGCTTTATGCACAAGGTATTATTGAGATAGATGTCAGCAAACAGGATGATTCAATGGTTATTACGCTTCAAGACAATGGAAAAGGTTTTGTTTCGGAACAATTGTCTACAGGATATGGACTAAAACTTACCAAGGAACGAATTTCACTTTTAAATAAGCTGAATAAGGAGCAACCTATCGACCTTTCCATTCATACAAATCAAGGAACAGGTACCTCTATCACGCTTACATTTTACCAGTGGTTTTTATAA
- a CDS encoding metallophosphoesterase family protein: MTGTYVKKTKAGRRFAIGDIHGCFDTFRALVEDQIGLTQSDQLFLLGDYINRGPKQTKVLDYIIQLRASQYEVYPLRGNHEQMLLADRLDEIIPPYRDFFIELPYYYETDHFYLVHAGLNFLASDPLEDTYSMLWMRQSPLPDEEFLNQRKVVHGHTIHSLSEITLAIKNREPILPLDNGCYRGLREAAGEYGNLCALNLDSFELITQKNVDRQG; encoded by the coding sequence ATGACTGGAACCTATGTTAAAAAAACAAAAGCAGGCAGACGATTTGCTATTGGAGATATTCATGGATGTTTTGACACATTCAGAGCACTGGTAGAAGATCAGATTGGCCTTACCCAAAGCGATCAGCTATTTTTACTGGGTGATTACATTAACCGGGGACCAAAGCAAACCAAAGTACTTGACTATATTATTCAGTTGCGTGCCAGTCAATATGAAGTATATCCTCTGCGGGGAAATCATGAGCAAATGTTACTGGCAGACCGTTTGGATGAAATTATTCCTCCTTACAGAGACTTTTTTATAGAACTTCCCTATTACTACGAAACAGATCATTTTTACCTTGTTCATGCAGGTCTTAACTTTTTGGCGTCAGATCCATTGGAAGATACCTATTCTATGTTATGGATGCGACAATCCCCTCTGCCAGATGAAGAATTTCTCAATCAACGTAAAGTAGTTCATGGACATACAATCCATTCTCTCAGTGAAATCACACTGGCAATCAAGAACAGGGAGCCCATACTTCCTCTGGATAATGGGTGTTATCGTGGATTGCGGGAGGCTGCTGGTGAATATGGAAATTTATGTGCTTTAAACCTGGATAGCTTCGAACTTATTACCCAAAAGAATGTAGACCGACAAGGATAA
- a CDS encoding DUF2262 domain-containing protein, which translates to MSLQEYTLNQQLGSYEKNALIFSNQVRIAFDEQETALFDLEEYTLQIEQRLDWVKSNKELLDAELFALYPGYLEDEDDWEENPISEQEFVNRIQIDGINFFQDLSFQIFYNDGDTFWGHSIIIEVNENCDIDQTTIWG; encoded by the coding sequence ATGAGTTTACAGGAATATACACTAAATCAGCAATTAGGAAGCTACGAAAAGAACGCACTAATATTTAGTAATCAGGTACGTATTGCCTTTGACGAACAGGAAACTGCATTGTTTGATCTTGAAGAATATACACTTCAGATAGAACAACGTCTGGATTGGGTAAAATCCAACAAGGAACTACTGGATGCAGAGTTGTTTGCACTTTATCCAGGCTATCTGGAAGATGAAGACGATTGGGAAGAAAATCCAATTTCAGAACAAGAGTTTGTGAACAGAATACAGATCGATGGGATTAATTTCTTTCAGGATTTAAGCTTTCAGATCTTCTACAATGACGGAGATACATTCTGGGGACACAGTATTATTATAGAAGTAAACGAAAACTGTGACATTGATCAAACAACAATATGGGGTTAA
- a CDS encoding NADPH-dependent F420 reductase produces the protein MKIGIIGAGNIGQAFAKHAVTTGNEVVISNSKGAESLTGIIQQIGKGLRAGSVQEAAEADIILLAVPWEKAEQVIKSISSWKGKILLDATNAISFPEFKPLDLGNTTSSEIIASLIPDAHVIKAFNTLPAALLTANPQEGAGHRVIFYSGDNSSVKAQIEDLLTKMGFAGIDLGTLAVGGKLQQFGGPFTAKNLLKFS, from the coding sequence ATGAAAATCGGAATTATTGGAGCCGGCAATATTGGTCAGGCATTTGCAAAACATGCAGTCACAACCGGCAATGAAGTAGTTATCAGCAACAGCAAAGGAGCAGAATCGCTGACAGGTATTATACAACAGATAGGCAAAGGCCTAAGAGCCGGAAGCGTACAGGAAGCAGCCGAGGCAGATATTATCTTGCTGGCAGTACCATGGGAAAAAGCAGAACAAGTCATCAAAAGTATATCATCCTGGAAGGGTAAAATTCTGCTGGATGCCACAAATGCTATTTCTTTTCCGGAGTTTAAACCATTGGATCTGGGCAATACCACTTCCAGTGAAATAATTGCCAGCCTGATACCTGATGCACATGTAATCAAGGCATTTAATACTTTACCTGCTGCACTTTTAACAGCAAATCCACAGGAAGGCGCGGGACACAGAGTTATTTTTTATTCAGGTGACAACTCCTCAGTTAAGGCTCAAATCGAAGATCTCCTTACAAAAATGGGTTTTGCAGGCATCGATTTAGGTACCCTAGCTGTTGGTGGCAAACTGCAACAATTTGGAGGTCCGTTCACAGCTAAAAACCTGTTAAAATTCTCCTGA